The DNA sequence GAGGTCCGCTTCGTCGGCTACCCCAACGGCAGCGATGACGACCGTCGTGACCTCGTGACCTGGATGCAGCGCCAGGGCTACCCGCGGGAAGACATCACGACCCTGCTGGAGACGGCTGCCACCAGCGAGCGTGGCGACCGCCGCGACATCTTGCTCCACCCTGACGCGCAGCTTGCTGGCGGCGAAGTGTTCGCGGCCGGTCCGTATCGCTTCGAGGCGCTCTGGATCCCCGGCCACACCCCTGGACACCTCTGCCTCTACGACGGGCGCCAGCGCATCCTGCTGACGGGCGACCATATCCTGGAGATCGTGACGCCGAACGTCGGGCTGCACCCGCTGCTGAAGGAGAACCCGCTGCCGGGCTATCTCGGCTCATTACGTCGACTCGCCGACGCCGAGCTTGACACGGTGCTGCCGGGGCACGGCCCGCGCATCGAGGACTTCCGAGGCCGGATTCACGATATCGCCTCGCGCCATGCCGATCGCCGCGAGCAGGCGTTGGCCCGCCTCACGCCCACGCCGCAGACCGCCTACGCGCT is a window from the Chloroflexota bacterium genome containing:
- a CDS encoding MBL fold metallo-hydrolase; translated protein: MTDRSPTDYTIPPEELAPGLWRLPLPIHRHSLGGANAYLIRDADGFLLFDSGADVEECVAAMRAHLDSLGVPFDAIHTILLSHGHGDHAGQARRVAGLAGARIVCHAAEVRFVGYPNGSDDDRRDLVTWMQRQGYPREDITTLLETAATSERGDRRDILLHPDAQLAGGEVFAAGPYRFEALWIPGHTPGHLCLYDGRQRILLTGDHILEIVTPNVGLHPLLKENPLPGYLGSLRRLADAELDTVLPGHGPRIEDFRGRIHDIASRHADRREQALARLTPTPQTAYALAAQVWSRPGRRNWASLHPYLRRNAVGMLAAHLELLAEDHPEVKRVEDGGIVQYRLDR